The Paenibacillus sp. FSL H7-0357 nucleotide sequence GCCACTCCGCCGATTGTTCCATGTAGCCCAACTGGTCCACTGCATCAAAATGCTCAATAGCCAGCGTATCATCGTAACCGCCTGCCTTCAGCCGGGTCAGAATCGCTTCAATCGGGATGAAGCCGGACCCGGCTGGCGATGGGAACAGCCGGGCTCCACTCATGGCCAGCTTCGGCATGCCCCCATTCTGTTCATCCAGTGAGCGGTCTTTGCAGTGGACATGGACGATTCTGTGCTTAAGCTTCTCATAGGCTTCCAGTTCATCCTCGCCACGGTAAATGAAATTCCCTGTATCAAAAGTGATGTGCAGCTTGGGCACCTGCTCCAGGAACCAGAGCAGTTCATCCGAGCCGGAGAACGGCGCGCGAATGTCATCGAAGTCCTCCATCGTCACAAGAATGCGCTTACGTTCAGCATAACCGCAAATACTGTTCAAGGTCCCGGCCATCTTCTGCAGCGCCGCATTGCGCTCCTCGGCACTTGCTGTTTCATCCACGAATCCGGGGATAATGAGCATTTTCCCCGCTCCCAAATATTCCGCCGTATCGATAAATTCAAACCCTGGCTTGGTATCGGGGTCATTTCCAAAATCAAAAAAGCCATACATCGACGCGACCGAAATACCCGCTTTTTCCAGCCGTTTCTTCATGACCTCCTTGCCGCAGCCTAAGGCCTCTTCAAGATCCAGCTCTACCGCACTGATGCCAAACTCATGTACTCTATTCAGTACTTCCTCCAATGTCAGCCCGGTTTGCTCGCTTGCCCTCACAATATGATTGTAAAACACAGATAGGTGCACAAGAAATCTCCTTTCATGTCATTCGGCTAGAAGCTGGCACTATTATATCACTTTAAATCACCCTAAATCACATGGGTCGAGGAACAGGGTAAAGCAATCCGCGACCACCCAAAATATTGAATAATGATTTAAATTATGTTAATATGCGAACACAAGTTCCTATTTAATAGCTCAACCAGAGGGGAAATTCACTATGGAAAACAAAGATGATGCAGAAATGATCACAGACCGCCAGCTCCTGGAATTAATGCAGGCTGTCAGGCAAAAGGACCCGGAAGCGATGCTGCAGCTTATTCAGCTCTATAAAGAAGATATAGTAAACATAAGCAAATTCATTCACATGCCCAAAGAAGATGCTGTTTCTGAAATCATCCTTGAATTTCTGGAGTATATCCAAAGGAGCGATTGATTCTGATATAATGTATTTTATTTCCTATACCAATTTATGGGGTGCTCTTTATATGTCAATTCAAGCCGTGTTATTTGATTTTGATGGGACGCTTGCCGATACTTTGCCGGTATCCTTCAGTGCCTTTAAAGCCGTGTTTAAGCAATACGACAATCGAGAGGTCACGAACGACGAACTGGTTGCCATGTTTGGCCCGACAGAGGAAGACATCATTGGCGGCAACTTCAAAGATAAAGCCTCCGTTCTGCAAGGTATTCACGATTATTACTCGTTATATGAGAAGGGGCATTTTGAAGAAGATTTCCAACCCGATCAGGGAATTATGGATCTGCTTCATTTATTGAAGGGACAAGGTGTGAAGCTTGCTGTAATCACGGGGAAAAGCAGACGCGCGTTTGAGATATCAACCGGGGCTTTGAACATGACGGACTTTTTTGATATCACGATTACAGGGGATGACGTGGATAGACCCAAGCCAGACCCCGAAGGTATACATAAAGCTTTGAACATACTGGGCCTTGATCCGGCAGAAGCTGTATTCGTAGGTGACAGCAATGCAGACATCCTCGCAGGCAAGGCTGCCGGACTGCGGACTTACGGTGTCCGCTGGTTATCCACTTTCCAGAGCCTGGTCTACGATGTTTCGCCGGATGGCATTTTCAGCAATGTGGACGAATTCCGTGAACTTCTTGCTAAAGAGATCCGCATTCAAGATAATTAAGGGTTGGAAGATGCACAAAAGCGGCCAGCGAATGTTATCGCTGAAGCCGCTTTTGTCTTTCTATACCTTTTTCACAAACTCCGATTTTAATTTCATGGCCCCGAACCCGTCAATTTTGCAGTCAATATCATGATCTCCGTCAATCAGACGAATATTTTTTACTTTTGTGCCTATCTTCACGACCAAAGACGTCCCTTTAACTTTCAGGTCTTTAATCACTGTTATCGTGTCGCCATCGTTCAGGACATTTCCATTGGAGTCTTTAACAATCTTTTGATCTTCGCTGTCCCCAGTCTCTGCTTCCAGACTCCATTCATGGGCACATTCCGGGCATACGAGCAAGCTGCCATCCTCGTAAGTGTATTCCGAATTACATTTTGGACATTTTGGTAAATACGACATAGTATTATTGTTCCCCATTTGCTGTTTTTCTATATAGTCCCATAATCCTTCCCTGTTGGCAATCCTTAAAGAAACCACTCCTGAGCGGAGTGGTTTCTTTAGATACCGGATCACTGGACAGATCCTTGGCACAGGTCCTTATGAGGTACGCTTTAACGCACGTTTTCTTCTTATCACATGAATTCTCTTTTTTCTGGCCAAACGTTGTCTTCTCATTGCCAATTTGCGTGCCTTTCTCTTCTTTGCACGATGCCCTTTAATCAGCCTTACCCGCTTG carries:
- a CDS encoding zinc ribbon domain-containing protein YjdM; translated protein: MSYLPKCPKCNSEYTYEDGSLLVCPECAHEWSLEAETGDSEDQKIVKDSNGNVLNDGDTITVIKDLKVKGTSLVVKIGTKVKNIRLIDGDHDIDCKIDGFGAMKLKSEFVKKV
- a CDS encoding sugar phosphate isomerase/epimerase family protein codes for the protein MHLSVFYNHIVRASEQTGLTLEEVLNRVHEFGISAVELDLEEALGCGKEVMKKRLEKAGISVASMYGFFDFGNDPDTKPGFEFIDTAEYLGAGKMLIIPGFVDETASAEERNAALQKMAGTLNSICGYAERKRILVTMEDFDDIRAPFSGSDELLWFLEQVPKLHITFDTGNFIYRGEDELEAYEKLKHRIVHVHCKDRSLDEQNGGMPKLAMSGARLFPSPAGSGFIPIEAILTRLKAGGYDDTLAIEHFDAVDQLGYMEQSAEWLRSSWAKQPF
- a CDS encoding HAD family hydrolase — protein: MSIQAVLFDFDGTLADTLPVSFSAFKAVFKQYDNREVTNDELVAMFGPTEEDIIGGNFKDKASVLQGIHDYYSLYEKGHFEEDFQPDQGIMDLLHLLKGQGVKLAVITGKSRRAFEISTGALNMTDFFDITITGDDVDRPKPDPEGIHKALNILGLDPAEAVFVGDSNADILAGKAAGLRTYGVRWLSTFQSLVYDVSPDGIFSNVDEFRELLAKEIRIQDN